A window of Luteitalea sp. contains these coding sequences:
- a CDS encoding peptidase M14: MSPRRLRLALVLSPLLTGCVAAPAPAQSAVDPQVLARAWDAERLPLPPAPLVRHADVLRLIEQLKTADGSLFQVERIGASVEDRSLNHIWFGNGPLHVLLWSQMHGDEPTATSALFDVCTYIARHRVEPHVAQILERLTVHMVPMVNPDGAERWTRRNAQGLDINRDAALLQSPEARALKALRDRLEPAVGFNLHNQNWRTSVGAPPQPAAISLLAVASDEALSDTPQRVLAKKTAAVVRQAIEPFARGQIGRYDETFNVRAFGDNFSRAGTGVVLIETGPWPGPEPDRALVRINFVAIFSALEALASGSVDRADPELYTTLPENDSNLFHTIVKGGTIWPGTGVAPFKGDIGLGATRVVRQTKAGREIQWVSSIQELGDMRVYGALETIDAEGLVVAPRITDADIGQVISLPEASPASPSNGDSSEPSERGPASRPFIGLGQPAELLLLEPQSTPGRYRVRQIVVVGP, encoded by the coding sequence ATGTCGCCGCGTCGCCTTCGGCTTGCGCTCGTTCTCTCCCCCCTCCTCACCGGCTGTGTGGCGGCTCCAGCGCCGGCCCAGTCTGCTGTCGACCCGCAAGTGCTGGCTCGTGCCTGGGACGCCGAGCGCTTACCTTTGCCACCGGCGCCGCTAGTGCGTCACGCGGACGTCCTCCGTCTCATCGAGCAGTTGAAGACCGCCGACGGGAGCCTGTTCCAGGTCGAACGGATTGGAGCGTCCGTCGAAGATCGGAGCCTGAACCACATCTGGTTCGGGAACGGGCCGTTGCACGTGTTGCTCTGGTCGCAGATGCATGGCGATGAGCCGACTGCGACCAGTGCGTTGTTCGACGTGTGCACCTACATTGCCCGCCATCGCGTTGAGCCGCACGTGGCGCAGATCCTCGAACGTCTGACGGTTCACATGGTGCCCATGGTCAATCCGGACGGAGCTGAGCGTTGGACACGCCGGAATGCCCAGGGCCTCGACATCAATCGCGATGCGGCGCTGCTTCAATCACCTGAGGCGCGCGCGCTCAAGGCGCTTCGGGATCGGCTCGAACCGGCGGTCGGGTTCAATCTGCACAATCAGAACTGGCGGACCTCGGTGGGAGCGCCGCCGCAGCCGGCCGCCATCTCGTTGCTCGCCGTCGCGTCAGACGAGGCGCTCAGTGACACGCCGCAGCGCGTGCTTGCCAAGAAGACGGCGGCGGTCGTGAGACAGGCCATCGAGCCCTTTGCTCGAGGCCAGATCGGCCGCTACGACGAGACGTTCAACGTCCGGGCGTTCGGCGACAACTTCTCTCGCGCAGGCACCGGCGTCGTGCTCATCGAGACGGGGCCGTGGCCCGGACCCGAGCCTGATCGTGCGCTCGTCCGGATCAATTTCGTGGCGATCTTCTCTGCCCTCGAGGCGTTGGCCTCCGGCTCGGTCGATCGCGCGGACCCCGAGCTCTATACCACGCTGCCCGAGAACGACTCGAATCTCTTTCACACGATCGTGAAAGGCGGAACGATTTGGCCCGGCACTGGTGTCGCGCCGTTCAAGGGCGACATCGGCCTCGGCGCCACGCGCGTTGTCCGCCAAACGAAGGCCGGTCGCGAAATCCAGTGGGTGTCGAGTATTCAGGAGCTTGGAGACATGCGGGTCTACGGCGCCCTGGAGACGATCGACGCGGAAGGACTCGTGGTTGCTCCTCGAATTACCGACGCAGACATCGGGCAAGTCATCAGCCTACCCGAGGCGTCACCCGCGAGCCCGAGCAACGGAGATTCGAGTGAACCCTCCGAGCGCGGACCCGCGAGCCGGCCCTTCATCGGCCTCGGCCAGCCCGCGGAGCTGCTCCTCCTCGAGCCGCAGAGCACGCCTGGCCGGTATCGTGTGCGGCAGATCGTGGTGGTTGGTCCTTGA
- the thiO gene encoding glycine oxidase ThiO — MVSSRGIRRRPDTSIVKGTTDVVVIGAGVIGCAAAYEIARRGLKVHVFETRAPGAGASQASAGVLAPYIEAESHSPLEALGVRSLALFDEFLSRVATDAGQAVPYVRDGTLEVATDEAGVSQLERSWRTLQSVGVECELLTASELREREPAIGPLAQRGLLIPTHGAVSVRDLVSALVSAAQARGVTFDEACTVRRVAPGPGPEAEVETDRGVLRAQSVIVAAGAWGGGVPVEHGGDVPVRPVRGQLLSLANVSTAPGRVVWAPDCYCVPWPRGRLLVGATVEDAGFNERATLGGVRHLAAAVSRLFPSLEHAELEGVRVGLRPSSPDGLPIVGPSRQLRWLIYATGHYRNGILLAPLTAHVVADLIASGREDPMLEVTSPARLGL, encoded by the coding sequence ATGGTGAGCAGTCGCGGGATCCGCCGCCGTCCGGATACGAGCATCGTGAAGGGCACGACCGACGTTGTCGTCATCGGCGCAGGTGTGATTGGCTGCGCCGCAGCCTACGAAATTGCCCGGCGCGGGCTGAAGGTCCACGTCTTTGAGACCCGCGCTCCGGGAGCAGGGGCCTCGCAGGCTTCGGCCGGCGTCCTCGCACCCTACATCGAGGCGGAGTCACATAGCCCCCTCGAGGCACTGGGTGTGCGGAGCTTGGCGCTATTCGACGAGTTTCTGTCACGGGTGGCGACCGATGCGGGACAAGCGGTCCCGTACGTCCGCGACGGCACGCTGGAGGTGGCCACAGATGAAGCTGGCGTGTCGCAGCTCGAACGATCGTGGCGAACCCTCCAAAGCGTGGGCGTCGAGTGCGAGCTACTCACTGCGAGCGAGCTGCGAGAGCGGGAGCCAGCCATCGGTCCCCTCGCGCAGAGAGGGCTGCTGATTCCGACGCATGGGGCAGTCTCGGTACGCGATCTGGTCAGCGCGCTCGTTAGCGCTGCACAAGCACGCGGCGTCACCTTCGACGAAGCGTGCACCGTACGTCGCGTCGCGCCCGGGCCCGGGCCCGAGGCCGAGGTCGAGACGGACCGCGGCGTCCTGCGGGCACAGAGCGTCATCGTTGCCGCCGGCGCGTGGGGCGGTGGCGTGCCCGTGGAGCACGGAGGAGACGTTCCGGTCCGACCCGTGCGAGGCCAATTGCTCTCGCTCGCGAATGTTTCGACCGCGCCAGGGCGTGTTGTTTGGGCACCTGACTGCTACTGCGTTCCGTGGCCCCGCGGCCGCCTGCTCGTCGGCGCGACCGTGGAGGATGCGGGATTCAACGAGCGTGCGACCCTTGGCGGCGTTCGGCACTTGGCGGCAGCCGTGAGTCGTCTCTTTCCGAGCTTGGAGCATGCAGAGCTGGAGGGCGTGCGCGTCGGGCTTCGGCCGAGCTCGCCCGATGGGCTCCCCATTGTGGGCCCGTCACGGCAACTGCGTTGGCTGATCTATGCGACGGGTCACTACCGCAACGGCATTCTCCTTGCACCGTTGACAGCGCACGTCGTTGCCGATCTCATCGCAAGTGGCCGCGAGGATCCAATGCTCGAGGTAACCTCCCCCGCACGCCTCGGGCTATGA
- a CDS encoding 4a-hydroxytetrahydrobiopterin dehydratase → MRLSDAEIGEHLRELPGWSRRGEALEKQLTFASFPDAIAFVTRLAFRAEAVDHHPDLSINYRRVTVGYSTHSEGGVTLKDIEGARHAEELAARWTTS, encoded by the coding sequence ATGCGACTGAGCGACGCCGAAATCGGTGAGCACCTGCGGGAACTTCCCGGCTGGAGCCGCAGGGGAGAAGCGCTCGAGAAGCAGCTGACGTTCGCGTCGTTCCCCGACGCGATCGCGTTTGTGACACGGCTCGCGTTCCGCGCGGAGGCCGTCGATCATCATCCTGATCTCTCGATCAACTATCGCCGCGTGACCGTCGGCTACTCGACGCACAGCGAGGGAGGTGTCACGCTGAAAGACATTGAGGGAGCCCGACACGCCGAGGAGTTGGCGGCGCGCTGGACCACATCCTAG
- a CDS encoding amino acid decarboxylase → MDPESFRRAGHALVDWVARYLEESERYPILPRVRPGEIRAALPEEAPQEGESIDEILADFERVIVPGLTHWNHPGFFAYFAISASGPGVLAELLAAALNQQAMLWRTSPSATELEEVVLGWLRSLVQLPPTFEGVIYDTASVSSLHALAAAREAAVPEITVSGLAGRDLPSLRVYCSEEAHSSIDKAVLLLGLGRDGLRKIPVDAAFRMRPAALADVIRTDRARGVMPMAVVATVGTTSTTSVDPVAAIADVCESERVWLHVDAAYGGPAAMVPDCAWIFDGVERADSVVLNPHKWLFTPFDLSACYCRRMDLVRTAFSLTPEYLQTREAGAARNLMDTGIQLGRRFRALKLWFVLRYFGAAGIRARLAEHVRLARRFASWVDGHPDFERLAPVPLSVVCFRAVPRTLAEAARADRDEALDAFNAALLDRVNASGEAFLSHTRIGGRLALRLAIGHLRTTEAHVSRAWELLRAGLEVGRVRRTHRG, encoded by the coding sequence ATGGACCCAGAGAGCTTTCGGCGAGCAGGCCACGCGCTGGTCGACTGGGTGGCCCGATACCTCGAGGAGAGTGAGCGGTACCCGATTCTGCCGCGCGTTCGGCCCGGCGAGATCCGGGCGGCGCTGCCGGAGGAGGCACCACAAGAAGGTGAGTCCATCGACGAGATCCTCGCGGACTTCGAGCGAGTGATCGTGCCCGGTCTGACGCACTGGAACCATCCGGGCTTCTTTGCGTACTTCGCGATCTCGGCAAGCGGTCCAGGCGTGCTCGCAGAGTTACTGGCTGCAGCCCTCAACCAGCAGGCCATGCTCTGGCGAACCTCTCCGTCAGCGACGGAGCTCGAGGAAGTGGTTCTCGGGTGGCTCCGGTCGCTGGTGCAGCTGCCACCGACGTTCGAAGGCGTCATCTACGACACCGCGTCCGTCTCCAGCCTTCATGCGTTGGCCGCGGCGCGCGAGGCGGCGGTTCCCGAGATCACGGTGAGTGGGCTGGCTGGGCGCGACTTACCGTCGCTCCGCGTCTACTGCTCGGAAGAAGCGCACTCCTCGATCGACAAGGCGGTGCTGCTCCTGGGACTTGGACGTGACGGTCTCCGGAAGATTCCGGTCGATGCCGCGTTTCGCATGCGTCCCGCCGCCCTTGCCGATGTCATTCGCACCGATCGCGCGCGCGGTGTGATGCCAATGGCCGTCGTCGCCACGGTTGGCACGACGTCGACGACGAGTGTCGATCCGGTGGCGGCAATTGCGGATGTGTGCGAGAGCGAGCGCGTGTGGCTGCACGTCGACGCCGCGTACGGAGGGCCCGCAGCGATGGTGCCGGACTGCGCGTGGATCTTCGACGGCGTCGAGCGGGCCGACTCGGTCGTGCTCAACCCGCACAAGTGGCTCTTCACTCCGTTCGATCTCAGCGCCTGTTACTGCCGTCGCATGGATCTGGTACGAACGGCGTTCTCGCTGACGCCCGAGTACCTGCAGACGCGCGAAGCCGGCGCGGCGCGCAACTTGATGGACACCGGTATCCAGCTCGGACGCCGGTTCCGTGCGCTCAAGCTGTGGTTCGTCCTGCGCTACTTCGGTGCGGCTGGCATTCGCGCGCGGCTGGCCGAGCACGTGCGATTGGCGCGGCGGTTCGCGTCGTGGGTGGATGGCCATCCCGACTTCGAGCGGCTCGCACCGGTGCCGTTGAGTGTTGTCTGCTTCCGCGCCGTACCACGCACACTCGCGGAAGCCGCTCGAGCGGACCGCGACGAGGCGCTGGACGCCTTCAACGCGGCGCTACTGGACCGGGTGAACGCTTCCGGCGAGGCGTTTCTCTCTCACACGCGGATTGGCGGGCGTCTTGCTCTGCGCCTCGCCATCGGTCATCTGCGGACGACCGAAGCACACGTCTCACGCGCCTGGGAATTACTGCGTGCAGGGCTGGAGGTAGGGCGCGTTCGCCGAACGCACCGGGGATAG
- a CDS encoding nitroreductase family protein, whose translation MATPRFERLSTWREYPPDEMERRARAFYEDMRQRRTVRHFSERAVPRAVIEQCLCAALTAPSGANMQPWHFVVVSDASTKRRIREAAEAEEREFYEKRAPQEWLDALAALGTDWRKPFLEAAPHLIAIFAETYGVLSDSRRVKHYYVQESVGLATGLLIAAVHHAGLVSLTHTPSPMGFLNTILGRPSHERPFLLLVVGYPAEDVEVPVITKKPFDACVTFWR comes from the coding sequence GCGGCGCGCGCGGGCGTTCTACGAAGACATGCGCCAGCGGCGGACCGTGCGCCACTTTTCGGAACGGGCCGTCCCACGTGCTGTCATCGAGCAGTGCCTCTGCGCGGCGCTGACGGCACCTAGCGGTGCGAACATGCAGCCGTGGCACTTCGTCGTCGTCAGCGATGCCAGCACGAAGCGGCGGATCCGCGAGGCCGCAGAGGCCGAAGAACGGGAGTTCTACGAGAAGCGGGCACCGCAGGAGTGGCTCGATGCCCTCGCGGCGCTCGGCACCGATTGGCGCAAGCCCTTCCTCGAAGCCGCACCGCACCTGATCGCGATCTTCGCCGAGACCTACGGCGTGCTGTCCGACAGCCGCCGAGTGAAGCACTACTACGTCCAGGAATCGGTTGGCCTGGCGACCGGCCTGCTCATCGCGGCTGTACACCATGCTGGCTTGGTGTCGCTCACGCACACACCGAGCCCCATGGGCTTTCTCAATACGATTCTCGGCCGGCCATCCCACGAACGTCCATTTCTCTTGCTCGTTGTCGGCTATCCGGCCGAAGATGTGGAGGTCCCGGTCATCACGAAGAAACCATTCGACGCCTGCGTAACCTTCTGGCGCTGA